Genomic DNA from Candidatus Sphingomonas phytovorans:
TCGTGACATAGGTGGCGCCGTCGGCGATGCTGTTGTCGCCCGGCGTCAGGTCAACGGTCACGGTCGTCAACCGGTTCGACGTGTCATAACCGTAGCTCGTACGGGTCAGCGTCTTAAGCGTGCCGTCGGTGTAGCTTGTGACGATCTGCGCGATATTCCCGCCCGACCAGACATATTCCTCATAGTCGCCGGTCGCGGTCGTCACCCGGGTCAGGTTCGCACCGCTATAAGTGAAGGTCAGCTTGTTGGAGGTCTTGTCCGAGGCCTCGGCGATCCGCCAACTTGCACCATTGTTGCTATAGACCTGGGTGAGCGGGCTGCCGCTGTTCGACCAGGTCCACACACCAGCCGCGTAAGTCAGGTTGTCGGTGCTCGCCGTGCCTGAACTGACGATATATTTCGAGGTCGCCGCGTCCCAGCTGTACGTACTGCTCGTGCCGTCGGCCAGCACCCGCTTGATCGTGCTGCCCGCGGTATTGACCGTACCCGTCAGCCCATAGACGCCGTGCGCCGCGTATTTCTCCGTCCCCTGGGTGTCGCCATCGGTCCAGGTCCAAACCCCGCCAGCATAGCTGAGCTTGTCGTGTGCGCCGGCGCCATCGGTCGTCCAATAGGCCGCGACCAAATTGATCGTCTGCCAGGTATAGGTGATCTCCGATCCGTCGCCCGAGACCCGCTTGACCGTGCTTCCCGTCGTGTTGACCGTACCGGTCAGCCCATAGACGCGGCGATCGGTGCTCTGGCGCCAGTTGTCGCCATTCTCGTCCGACATGTCGCCAAGGCTGTTATAGGTCCGCCCGATCGCCGCATCGGGCCCACGTCCGACCAGAAATTCATCGCGCTGGCTGATCAGCAGGTTGCCGGTCGCCGCGTTCAGCGACACCTGCTCGTTGTTCCGCCCGATCGATCCCGATCCGAGCAGACCGGTCGAACCCAGCATTGCGCCCGACCCGCGCTCGAAGCCAGCGCCAAGCCCGGTGAAAATCGAAACCATGGAATCCCCCAGCTCAAACCCAAAGCCAGCGGAAACAACGACGCGCCGCGGCTGTAAGTGGGTGATCAGGAGATCATTGCCTTTGTTTAGATATTTTTTAGCACCGGCCTGAACAATCTTTCAATCAATTGGAATATAAGAAAAATATTTCAATCCGATGATCGACGTGCCGCGAGGCACTAGGCGTGCCGCGATTGGGGCGTGACCGGCACGTCAAACGCGAAGGAGCGCCGGGCAAGCACCGCACTTTGTCCAGAATTGACCGCGCGCAGCATCCCCGACGTCAGCGTCCTTTGAACCGCGCGGTTCTCTTTTGCTGAAAAGCCGACATTCCTTCGCCATTGTCCTGGGTACGGATCAACACCGACTGGCCGAGCCGTTCGAGGAGACGCCCCGTCTCGGTATCGACATTCTGACAGGCGTTGATGATGTGCTTCGCCATGCCCATCGCCTGCGGCGCCTTGGTCAAAAGGCCACGTGCGAAATCAAGCGTCCGGTCGAGCAGCACCTCGGGCGCATGCACCTGCCCGACCAGGCCGATGCAGAGCGCCTCTTCGGCATCCACGGTTTCGACCGCCATGATCATCTGCTTGAGGCGGCCGATGCCGATCATCTGGATCATGCGCGAACACGCGCCCGAGGCCGGAATCACGCCGAGCTGATTTTCGGGCAGCGAAAAGGTGGCGGTCGAGGCCGCGATGCGGAAATCGCAGGCGATCGCCATTTCGATGCCACCACCCGCGCAGATGCCGTTGACCGCGGCGACCACCGGCTTCTCGATCGCTTCGATGTCGTCGAACAATTCGTGATTGGCCCGGACATAGGCACGATATTGCGGCGTGGTGAGGTTGTTCTCGTAATCGAGGCCGCCGATGTCGCGCCCGGCACAGAAGGCGCGCCCCGTTCCCGTGATCACGAGGACGCGAACCTTGTCGTCGAAATTGGCCTGCCAGATGACGGTGCGCATTTCCCGGATCATGCGCTCGTCAAACGCATTCAGCTTTTCGGGCCGGGCAAGGGTGATGATGCCGATGCCATCTTCCGTGAGTTCGTAGCG
This window encodes:
- a CDS encoding enoyl-CoA hydratase/isomerase family protein, giving the protein MASTAKGEAVVLDDKGLPEGFLKLAEDRNRIRYELTEDGIGIITLARPEKLNAFDERMIREMRTVIWQANFDDKVRVLVITGTGRAFCAGRDIGGLDYENNLTTPQYRAYVRANHELFDDIEAIEKPVVAAVNGICAGGGIEMAIACDFRIAASTATFSLPENQLGVIPASGACSRMIQMIGIGRLKQMIMAVETVDAEEALCIGLVGQVHAPEVLLDRTLDFARGLLTKAPQAMGMAKHIINACQNVDTETGRLLERLGQSVLIRTQDNGEGMSAFQQKRTARFKGR